The Apis cerana isolate GH-2021 linkage group LG12, AcerK_1.0, whole genome shotgun sequence genome window below encodes:
- the LOC107998354 gene encoding probable GDP-L-fucose synthase → MSENKKIILVTGGTGLVGRAIQNIIERNKNENEKWIFIGSKDANLCDKQSTERLFKKYMPTHVIHLAAMVGGLFYNMSHNLDFLRNNIHMNDNVLQTAHEHDVVKVISCLSTCIFPDKTTYPIDESMVHNGPPHPSNYGYSYAKRLIDIQNRAYYEQYGRIYTSIIPCNVFGPNDNFHPSASHVIPGLMRRLYDLIKDGNTKDKEFTVLGSGKPLRQFIYSLDLAKLIIWVLREYNSVEPIILSVDESQEVTISQVAESIAQAFNFKGKLIYDTSAADGQYKKTANNGKLRKYLPDFQFTPFNQAIKDTVDWYIENYDRARN, encoded by the exons atgtctgaaaataaaaagattatacttGTAACTGGTGGAACAGGACTAGTTGGTAGagctattcaaaatattattgaaagaaataaaaatgaaaatgaaaaatggatatttattGGTTCTAAAGATGCAAATTTatg TGATAAACAAAGTAcagaaagattatttaaaaaatatatgcctACACATGTTATTCACTTAGCTGCTATGGTTGGTggtctattttataatatgtcacataatttggattttttg cgcaataatattcatatgaatGATAATGTATTACAAACAGCTCATGAACATGATGTTGTCAAAGTAATATCATGTTTATCAACTTGTATATTTCCTGATAAAACAACATATCCTATTGATGAATCTatg GTTCACAATGGGCCACCTCATCCATCAAATTATGGTTATAGTTATGCAAAGCGTCTTatagatattcaaaatagAGCCTATTATGAACAATATGGTAGAATTTATACTAGCATTATTCCATGTAATGTATTTGGTccaaatgataattttcatcCTAGTGCTAGTCATGTTATACCAGGCTTAATGCGTAGACTTTATGATTTGATAAAAGatg gaaatacaaaagataaagaatttaCTGTATTAGGTTCTGGGAAACCATTAAGACAATTTATTTACAGTTTAGATTTagctaaattaataatatgggTTTTGAGAGAATATAACTCCGTGGAACCAATCATATTATcag TTGATGAATCTCAAGAAGTTACAATTTCTCAAGTAGCTGAATCAATTGCCCAagcttttaatttcaaaggaaAACTGATATATGACACATCTGCAGCTGATggacaatataaaaaaacggcaaataatggaaaattacgaaaatatttgcCTGATTTTCAGTTTACACCATTCAATCAAGCTATTAAAGATACTGTTGATTGGTATATAGAGAATTATGATCGCGCGAGAAACTAA
- the LOC107998392 gene encoding rapamycin-insensitive companion of mTOR has product MAISSWMIWGRSLRTSRSHRSRQESEDSCVQLDLSRGLKENVKEVLTNLCQRENVPSVKKLAYLNAIVKLISENDSSDYGYSISDIFCCLRVGLVHEATQVRAAALRAVRYMLKKEQDVIAINKLQYPYFVARSMDVNLRNEIERMQALRLVRRILVLAPKHFSPILARSLISLTNGGVEEKDGAFRAFLATLCELGVLNSNLLISCGGISALARAAMTGQSPAIIESVVGVLLRLLNTPDTRNSVSLLCFAAPYCELHSATIDRTKEERDRFAASKLALLSILRSYSGVLHFCRPDDNSGLKAISDVLYVEQLEVRGAVLELLYELLDLPLPTWTDEPDVALAAVDPSRTRDSWKLSEGFVAAEGKYILPSLSSRCPNITEIHLALLVYALLECGLHRALAETIVSTDTFISVRAAVLLGALLHLAHSLLPSEVCDLTPPLPNLLEHASTGKHQALAAVAILERMHTMMRRRPAPASLFLDKILQAGTWLRPTLPRRQRTSSRHWLRRESPTTPLLKDAQVLSSKDALAWNWPVVRSILRSREDTSRILHDSDHRLFMKRLVRYFKPCSNGYSRVELATNANLAREATLAGCDLLNCLLEIPEPESTKLLFELIADVDEQISSIRTAQSAHECLFSPRHMSTTCCQKYFLFLGQLSHSAKGTRILKEFQLLGKLQDLALATNHDCYVKLIISSLDYSRDGPNRKVLTKIITEATLDSTRLYATQFLRLILRARMADAYRWAITLLSERLSDINKTIALTALEALHEACEEPEYLEALLQQGGQSRDWDKWLEELGDKGYLLKIRLYSLHQGFTTLSSPAEELEKWISPGGFAERYVGLIEGEIHDSLTRRQRNETGSYHRRTSNVPMTPHNIFILPHLIGQLAQHDLGMQLLLRRNVIQRFTRIVQRFRLEFGNRDSESNSRCTKTNRSVIEDAGVMSEESGTEEIVESNRLETIMDSEIVESVDICYPQKVDSLLDIRRKTSLDDSRRTTPERSWRLESESREEQVSNLNKRILKVKSAIWALGHMGTSTAGAEQLNHAGIIELLTSIAETCSYYVIRATAMYALSLIATTRTGADALSTFDWPCVRHRRGDHWPVVPPTSRYPAPSPIPIQRHHRSLSDGKPELPEPVARRTRNRSESAATDLEARRYALPERGETPSPVSSIQRLSQQDAEGYARLRSLQRHRRPSYSQSSLEMYSLDGRLSLQSLSEFDSSRNWIAEQVLTPTPPSPEDNYDNLFYMGIALPKRLITIFPEPLQSSIPAITLDDAPKSDVETTEVDEESCSECDVDAEHYRICLVCYHGKTSSKESIPEKDLKLQRKILRHAQRLANPVWYRNSRQTLLRLRQLHSEKFQDICLFSDVAARLGSNTYRMPARRFLQELFLDSTFEALYVEAANVLKLNDGNDEKFLRSSTALEPDSRVPSESKINGRLTFSDIQVAQLDVVTEETGNDSCVTQQCNKPQELLRKPERRSDEKIIAEILKPEERIRLSKSSDRLLKVSGTNTAISLD; this is encoded by the exons ATGGCAATTTCTAGTTGGATGATTTGGGGTAGGAGTCTTCGTACGAGCAGATCTCATCGAA GCCGTCAAGAGAGTGAAGACAGTTGCGTGCAACTCGATCTGTCAAGAG gaTTGAAGGAAAATGTGAAGGAAGTTTTAACTAATCTTTGTCAACGTGAAAATGTTCCAAGTGTAAAGAAATTAGCTTATCTTAATgctattgttaaattaattagtgaAAATGATTCTTCAGATTATGGATATTCCATCAGTGATATATTTTGCtg tttacgAGTGGGACTTGTACATGAAGCAACCCAAGTTCGTGCAGCTGCATTACGAGCTGTACGATATATGCTCAAAAAAGAACAAGATGttattgcaattaataaattgcaatatcCATATTTTGTGGCTAGAAGTATGGATGTTAatttacgaaatgaaatagaaaggaTGCAAGCTCTTAGACTTGTTAGAAGGATTTTAGTATTAGCTCCAAAACATTTTAGTCCTATTTTAGCAAGATCTTTAATAAGCCTAACAAATGGAGGAGTTGAAGAAAAAGATGGAGCATTTAGAGCATTTTTAGCAACTCTTTGTGAATTGGgtgttttaaattcaaatttgttaATCAGTTGTGGAGGAATTAGTGCCCTTGCAAGAGCTGCCATGACTGGACAAAGCCCTGCTATAATTGAATCTGTTGTAGGAGTTTTactaagattattaaatactcCTGATACTAGGAATAGTGTTTCTCTTTTATGTTTTGCAGCTCCTTATTGTGAGCTTCATTCTGCAACTATAGATAGAACAAAAGAAGAACGAGATAGATTTGCAGCAAGCAAATTAGCATTACTAAGTATACTAAGATCTTATTCTGGAGTTTTACATTTTTGTCGACCTGATGATAATTCAGGATTAAAAGCTATATCAGATGTATTGTATGTTGAACAACTTGAAGTAAGAGGTGCTGTTTTAGAATTACTTTATGAGTTGTTGGATTTACCTTTACCTACTTGGACGGATGAACCTGATGTTGCTTTAGCAGCAGTAGATCCTAGTAGAACTCGTGATTCTTGGAAATTGTCAGAAGGTTTCGTTGCAGCTGAaggaaaatacattttaccATCTTTATCATCACGTTGTCCAAATATTACAGAAATACATTTAGCTTTATTGGTTTATGCGTTACTGGAATGTGGTTTACATCGTGCTTTAGCAGAGACTATTGTTTCCACCGATACTTTTATTTCTGTACGAGCGGCGGTTCTGTTAGGCGCATTATTACATCTTGCACATTCTCTTTTACCCTCTGAAGTATGTGATCTTACTCCTCCTTTACCAAATTTATTGGAACATGCAAGTACTGGAAAACATCAAGCTTTAGCAGCTGTTGCAATTTTGGAACGAATGCATACTATGATGCGACGAAGACCAGCACCTGCAAGTctatttcttgataaaattttacaagctGGTACTTGGTTGAGACCAACATTACCAAGACGTCAACGGACATCTAGTAGACATTGGTTACGTCGAGAATCACCAACTACGCCTCTTTTAAAAGATGCTCAAGTACTCAGCTCTAAAGACGCTCTTGCCTGGAATTGGCCGGTAGTACGATCTATATTACGCTCACGTGAAGATACTTCGCGAATACTACATGATTCTGATCatagattatttatgaaaagacTTGTACGTTATTTTAAACCATGTTCCAATGGTTATAGTAGAGTGGAATTGGCAACAAATGCTAATCTTGCACGTGAAGCAACATTAGCCGGTTGCGATTTATTAAACTGTTTGCTTGAAATTCCGGAACCTGAgagtacaaaattattatttgaattaattgcaGATGTTGATGAGCAAATTTCTAGTATTCGAACAGCTCAATCTGCTCATGAATGTTTGTTTTCACCTCGTCATATGTCTACTACTTGTTgtcaaaagtattttttatttcttgggCAATTGAGTCATTCAGCAAAAGGAACTAGAATTCtcaaagaatttcaattattaggAAAACTGCAAGATTTGGCTCTAGCTACTAATCACGATTGTTACGTGAAACTTATAATATCAAGCTTAGATTATTCTAGGGATGGACCTAATAGGAAAGTATTAACTAAGATTATTACAGAAGCAACATTAGATAGTACGCGACTGTATGCTACACAGTTCCTTCGATTGATACTCAGAGCCAGAATGGCTGATGCCTATCGTTGGgcaataacattattatcagAACGGCTGTCAGATATCAATAAAACTATAGCATTAACTGCATTAGAGGCATTACATGAAGCTTGCGAGGAACCAGAATATTTAGAAGCTTTATTACAACAAGGAGGACAATCTCGTGATTGGGATAAATGGTTAGAAGAATTAGGTGATAAAGGTTACttgttaaaaattcgattatattcTCTTCATCAAGGTTTTACAACACTTTCATCTCCCGcggaagaattagaaaaatggaTTAGTCCAGGGGGTTTTGCAGAAAGATATGTTGGTTTAATAGAAGGAGAAATACATGATTCTTTAACTCGTCGTCAAAGAAACGAAACAGGAAGTTATCATAGAAGAACAAGTAATGTACCCATGACAccacataatatttttattctaccgCATTTAATAGGGCAATTGGCGCAACACGATTTAGGCATGCAATTATTGTTACGTCGAAATGTAATACAACGATTTACTCGAATTGTTCAACGATTTAGACTGGAATTCGGTAATAGAGATTCAGAATCAAATTCAAGATGTACTAAAACTAATCGTTCTGTGATCGAAGATGCTGGTGTTATGTCTGAAGAATCTGGTACAGAGGAGATAGTAGAATCAAATAGATTAGAAACTATAATGGATTCCGAAATTGTAGAAAGTGTGGATATATGTTACCCACAAAAAGTTGATTCTTTGCTCGATATTCGACGGAAGACAAGTCTAGACGATTCTAGACGAACCACTCCAGAAAGGAGCTGGAGATTGGAATCTGAATCTCGAGAAGAACaagtttcgaatttaaataaaagaattttgaaagtaaaatcTGCTATATGGGCACTTGGCCATATGGGAACTTCAACAGCAGGAGCAGAACAATTGAATCATGCtggaattatagaattattaacttCCATAGCAGAAACGTGTTCATATTACGTAATAAGAGCAACAGCTATGTATGCTCTTAGTCTCATTGCCACTACTCGTACAGGTGCAGATGCATTATCGACTTTTGACTGGCCTTGTGTTAGACATAGGCGTGGGGATCATTGGCCAGTTGTACCTCCTACGAGCAGATATCCAGCACCAAGTCCAATCCCTATACAACGACACCATCGAAGTCTTAGCGATGGAAAACCAGAATTACCTGAACCAGTTGCTCGTAGAACTAGAAATCGATCTGAAAGTGCAGCTACAGATCTTGAAGCTAGACGCTATGCTCTACC agaaagaggagagacACCCAGTCCTGTTTCAAGTATTCAAAGATTGAGCCAACAAGATGCTGAAGGATATGCGAGACTTCGTAGTCTTCAGCGTCATCGGAGACCGAGTTATTCCCAAAGTAGCTTAGAG atgtaTAGTTTAGATGGCCGATTATCGTTACAAAGTTTATCTGAATTTGATTCATCTCGCAACTGGATTGCGGAACAAGTACTCACTCCAACACCTCCATCTCCTGAAGATAattacgataatttattttacatgggTATTGCTCTTCCAAAAAGACTCATAACTATTTTTCCGGAGCCATTACAATCATCGATTCCAGCTATAACATTGGATGATGCACCTAAATCTGATGTAGAAACAACCGAAGTAGACGAAGAATCTTGTTCAGAATGTGACGTAGATGCAGAACATTATCGTATATGTTTAGTATGTTATCATGGTAAAACTAGCAGCAAAGAATCAATTCCAGAAAAAGACTTAAAGTTACAaag gaAAATACTTAGACATGCGCAGCGATTGGCAAATCCTGTATGGTATCGTAATAGTCGACAAACTCTACTTAGATTAAGACAATTAcattcagaaaaatttcag gatatttgtttattttcggATGTAGCTGCTCGTTTAGGTAGTAATACGTATAGGATGCCAGCACGaagatttttacaagaattatttttagattctaCATTCGAAGCA CTTTATGTAGAAGCAGCTAATGTTTTAAAACTAAACGATGgcaatgatgaaaaattcttgCGATCTTCCACGGCACTTGAACCCGATTCTCGTGTGCCTTCAGAAAGTAAAATCAATGGAAGACTTACTTTTTCTGATATTCAAGTAGCACAATTAGATGTTGTCACTGAAGAGACAGGAAATGATTCTTGTGTGACACAACAATGCAATAAACCGCAAGAGCTTTTACGCAAACCAGAACGACGAAGCGACGAGAAAATAATAGCCGAAATTTTAAAACCAGAAGAAAGGATACGTTTGTCAAAAAGTTCTgatagattattaaaagtatcagGTACAAACACTGCCATCAGCCTTGATTAG
- the LOC107998394 gene encoding proteasome subunit beta type-6 translates to MAQMVDNFVQSHIGSVTDNLVQDWVSSEQSTGTSIMACEFDGGVVIGADSRATTGAYISNRFADKLTKITDYIYCCRSGSAADTQAISDIVAYHLSLHKMELGIEPLVETAANVFRELCYNYRDSLMAGILVAGWDSRKGGQVYSVPIGGMCVRQPISIGGSGSTYVYGYMDSQYKPNMSKNECVKLVENTLALAMSRDGSSGGVIRIGVITNKGIERKVILGNELPRFYEG, encoded by the exons atggcACAAATGGTAGATAATTTTGTTCAATCTCACATAGGTTCAGTTACTGATAATTTAGTTCAAGATTGGGTTTCTTCTGAACAAAGTACAGGA acaTCAATTATGGCTTGTGAATTTGATGGAGGAGTAGTAATTGGAGCAGATTCTAGAGCTACCACTgg gGCTTATATCTCAAATCGTTTTGCTGATAAATTAACTAAAATcacagattatatttattgttgccGTTCTGGCTCTGCAGCAGATACTCAAGCTATTTCTGATATTGTTGCTTATCATTTAAGCCTTCATAA aatggaATTAGGCATAGAACCTTTGGTGGAAACAGCAGCAAATGTATTCCGtgaattatgttataattatagagaTTCCTTAATGGCAGGAATTTTAGTGGCAGGATGGGATAGTCGTAAAGGAGGTCAAGTTTATAGTGTACCCATAGGTGGCATGTGTGTAAGGCAACCAATTTCTATTGGAGGATCTGGTTCAACCTATGTATATGGCTATATGGATTCACAGTATAAACCTAATATGTCAAAAAATGAATGTGTTAAACTTGTAGAAAATA CATTGGCATTGGCAATGTCTCGTGATGGTAGCAGCGGTGGTGTTATTCGAATTGGCGTTATTACGAATAAaggaattgaaagaaaagttaTATTGGGCAATGAATTACCACGATTCTATGAAGGATAA
- the LOC107998393 gene encoding sodium-coupled monocarboxylate transporter 1: MTAEGSMEDRQPNWSQDMPTVQEVGEMMRSFGLWDYGVFGFMLIACGFVGIYFGFIKKSSGVDEYLVGGRNMKTFPVSLSLIASFISGISLLGTPTEVYVHGISYLCVGFGVIIVGIVTSGIYLPIFHELKLTSTYEYLERRFDRKIRTLGSVLFLIGIMTWLPIVIYVPALAFNQVTGVNVHVVTPFVCIVCIFYTCVGGLRAVVWTDFIQTFIMFGSMLLIIIKGTSDVGGLSLVIRRNLESGRLELPTTDWSPLTRHTIWSLVVGGFFHWLQISVINQNMIQRYLALPTLKSARRALWIFIVGVLILMGICGYAGMLIYAWYHVCDPLTTKLAGAKDQLLPLLVMNILNEFPGLPGLFVAGVFSAALSSLSTGLNSMAAVVLEDFIKPFRKTPFSSKAADILLKLTVVVLGVTCVALVFVVEKTGSHVLQLSTNLASITSGPSLGIFSMGVLLPWVNAKGALIGGISGLGFMGWISLSAEAAIASGRIKFDEKPVSTEGCYYSFPQVENLMLLEPPDTILDNDEFLPEPLALYRLSYLWYTVTGALVTMTIGLVVSLISSENIEKLDPMLLAPFIRKLLKTSDKESQQEAGNLEINNLEIRRTGEENVAESVLH, from the exons ATGACTGCGGAGGGTAGTATGGAGGATCGTCAACCAAATTGGTCGCAGGATATGCCAACAGTGCAGGAAGTCGGCGAAATGATGCGAAGTTTTGGCTTATGGGATTATGGAGTTTTTGGGTTTATGTTGATCGCTTGTGGTTTTGTCGGCATTTACTTCggttttattaagaaatcatCAGGAGTAGATGAATATCTTGTAGGTGGcagaaatatgaaaacattTCCTGTTAGTTTGAGTCTTATAGCAAGTTTCATATCGG gTATTTCATTATTGGGTACACCGACGGAAGTGTACGTACATGGCATTAGTTATCTTTGTGTCGGTTTCGGAGTTATCATCGTTGGTATTGTAACGTCAGGAATCTATTTACCAATTTTTCACGAACTCAAACTCACAAGCACCTATGAATATCTCGAAAGACGATTTGATAGAAAGATCAGAACATTAGGATcagtactttttttaattggcATC ATGACATGGCTTCCTATTGTTATTTACGTGCCAGCATTGGCTTTTAATCAAG ttACCGGAGTAAATGTACACGTAGTTACTCCGTTCGTGTGTATTGTGTGCATTTTTTATACTTGTGTG GGTGGTTTACGAGCAGTAGTATGGACTGATTTTATTCAAACCTTCATAATGTTTGGTTCTATGTTACTAATTATCATCAAGGGAACATCTGATGTAGGTGGATTATCATTAGTAATAAGAAGAAATCTGGAATCTGGAAGACTTGAATTACCTAC GACAGATTGGAGTCCTCTTACGAGACATACGATCTGGTCTCTCGTGGTTGGTGGTTTTTTTCATTGGTTACAAATATCCGTAATCAATCAAAATATGATTCAAAGATATCTTGCATTACCTACATTAAAATCAGCTAGAAg AGCACTCTGGATTTTCATAGTCGGAGTCTTGATTTTAATGGGAATATGCGGATACGCAGGAATGTTAATATATGCTTGGTACCATGTATGCGATCCACTTACTACAAAG ttAGCAGGCGCGAAAGATCAATTGTTACCATTACttgttatgaatatattaaatgaattcccGGGTCTTCCGGGTCTTTTTGTTGCCGGAGTATTTAGCGCAGCATTGag ttcTTTATCTACCGGTTTGAATTCGATGGCTGCGGTAGTATtggaagattttattaaacctTTCAGAAAAACGCCTTTTTCTTCGAAAGCcgctgatattttattaaaattaacggtAGTTGTTCTTGGAGTAACTTGCGTAGCCCTTGTATTTGTCGTTGAGAAAACAGGATCTCATGTATTGCAG TTGTCCACGAACTTAGCCTCCATTACTAGCGGCCCTTCTCTTGGAATTTTCAGCATGGGTGTTTTGTTACCCTGGGTAAATGCTAAG ggTGCTCTAATAGGTGGTATTTCTGGTTTGGGTTTTATGGGATGGATTAGCCTTTCGGCTGAAGCAGCGATCGCTAGTGGAAGAATAAA ATTTGACGAGAAACCAGTCAGCACAGAAGGATGCTATTACTCGTTTCCTCAAgtggaaaatttaatgttactcGAGCCTCCAGATACGATTTTGGATAATGACGAATTTCTTCC AGAACCTCTAGCATTATACCGTCTCAGTTATCTTTGGTATACTGTAACTGGTGCATTAGTAACAATGACCATCGGTCTTGTTGTAAGTCTTATTTcatctgaaaatattgaaaaattagatcCAATGTTACTGGCACCGTTTATACGAAAATTGTTAAAGACATCTGACAAAGAATCCCAACAAGAG GctggaaatttagaaataaataatttggaaatacGTAGAACTGGGGAAGAAAACGTAGCTGAAAGTGTATTACATTAG